Genomic DNA from Phaeobacter porticola:
ATGACCAGCTTCACCGCACCCTCCGCTATCGCGCGTTCTGTCAGAACACTCAGGGCAACCGCCCTGCTTCTTGGCTCGCTGGTGGCGACAGTCCTGTTGACCCTGCCTGCCGCGACACAGGCGGAACAAATGTCCGACATCGTGCAGCTGCAAATTCTGGATGGCGGCGCGACCAAACGTGGGACACAGATGGGCGCGCTACGACTGACCCTGTCGCAAGGCTGGAAAACCTACTGGCGCGCGCCTGGTGATGCAGGAATCCCGCCGCAGTTCAGCTGGAAAGGATCGCGCAATATCGCTTCGGTCTCGATAAAATGGCCAACGCCAGATGTGTTTCTCACCTCTGGCTTCCGCACAATTGGATATCACGATCAGCTTGTGCTGCCAGTCGAAATCACCCCGGCGAACCCAGGTCAGCCTGTTCGCCTAAAGGGGCGTATGCAGCTTGGGATTTGCAACGATATCTGTGTGCCTGCGGAATTACGTTTTGATCAGGATCTGAAACCGGGCAGTCGCCGCAATCCGGCGATTGTTGCTGCCCTCGCAGATCGTCCTCTGTCCGCCAAAGAAGCGGGTGTTCGAACGGCCAGCTGCGATCTGAAACCCAGCCGCTACGGTATGGAATTGACCGCACATATCACGATGCCCCCAGCCGGGGGGCAAGAGGTCGTGGTCATCGAACCTGGCGCGCCGACGCTGGCAACCACGGAAACGACCACCAAGCGTCAGGGCAATCAGCTGACCGCAAGAACGGAGATCATCTCTGCCGATGGCGGCCCTTTTGCCGTTGATCGTTCGCAGATGCGATTCACGGTATTGGGAA
This window encodes:
- a CDS encoding protein-disulfide reductase DsbD domain-containing protein: MTSFTAPSAIARSVRTLRATALLLGSLVATVLLTLPAATQAEQMSDIVQLQILDGGATKRGTQMGALRLTLSQGWKTYWRAPGDAGIPPQFSWKGSRNIASVSIKWPTPDVFLTSGFRTIGYHDQLVLPVEITPANPGQPVRLKGRMQLGICNDICVPAELRFDQDLKPGSRRNPAIVAALADRPLSAKEAGVRTASCDLKPSRYGMELTAHITMPPAGGQEVVVIEPGAPTLATTETTTKRQGNQLTARTEIISADGGPFAVDRSQMRFTVLGSNRAVDIHGCTRH